A single genomic interval of Rubripirellula reticaptiva harbors:
- a CDS encoding efflux RND transporter permease subunit has protein sequence MRSVVAWAVKNWQAMNVLMLGTLLLGAYSLTQLRRDFWPDFELYVLNVSVVYPGASPDEIEQGILEKIEESIRTVDGIDEMTSSAREGIGSIMLELDSDTTREDAQRVLTEVTMLIDQIPSFPELAEKPDVRLQTNFVTAIRVAVLGPENSGAGEGRNEAAVSEAALQLRQVAETVRSDLLSLPSVSVVDLVGAPEFQIDIEIAESTLREYNLSLREVAEIVRANNIELPGGTLKGRSQEILLRGSDKSELGEDIAGIPLVSEPGGAVLTVGDLGLVRDEFAVDSSINEVNGRPAVVISVETTSADDLIRVSDEVREFVDREKSELPAGYTMLHMRDRSTSVKSRLDLLTKNGWMGLVLVFIVLALFLEMRLAWWVALGIPVSLLGACIYMFYGGQTLNMTSMFAFLIALGIVVDDAIVVGENIYAHREMGKSYRDAAIDGATEVMPSVITAILTTVIAFVPIMYLEGNIKRLTVVLPLCVGAMLLISMVESLTILPAHLSHRRSAFLDTVEWLLFPLKPLGWVISHLSAAMTRFLQWFVDRVYLPILAVSLRNPAIVMSAAAGMLILSVGVVRSGLVPFLLLPKIDFGFVTCQVTFPDGTPVSVTDAATKRLADAILAVNQRSIDEKLTTDKGGFVLVVQRTVGSSGDAVGAAPASHVGGIFVQLNEISERTVSSAEIVSMWREAAGKFPGAEAVAFGASPRGPASLPIELRLMAGAEHLEQLDAAIRRCKEKLSEYPYVSDIATDTRQGKWEYRMKVRDDAKAMGISLADVAGTVRASYYGEEVMRLQRGRYEVPLRVRYPREDRNTLVSFDGIRIRNGDGTERPLVEVADVEVARGFAEIRRVDQMRAVGVVADVDENQGNAFNVVADMRANFVPQFEKEFPNVQLEWAGQQEQTAETVNSLTIGFFVVLGAMFLLLTVQFNSCWQAILVLSIIPFGFIGAIIGHIVMNIELTLFSIFGIVALAGVVVNDSIVLVDFINRRVAEGLPIHEAIMDGGRRRFRAVLLTSVTTVAGMLPILLERSKEAQVVSPMATSLAFGLTVSTIVVLVLAPVMYLLTAKLSRSEDGI, from the coding sequence ATGAGATCGGTCGTCGCTTGGGCCGTCAAAAATTGGCAGGCCATGAATGTCCTGATGCTGGGAACGCTGTTGTTGGGCGCTTATAGCTTGACGCAGCTGCGACGTGATTTCTGGCCCGATTTTGAACTCTACGTGCTGAACGTGTCGGTCGTTTACCCCGGCGCAAGTCCGGACGAAATCGAGCAAGGGATCCTCGAAAAGATCGAAGAGTCGATTCGCACGGTTGACGGTATCGACGAAATGACGTCGTCCGCTCGCGAGGGCATCGGATCGATCATGTTGGAACTCGATAGCGATACGACTCGCGAAGATGCCCAGCGGGTGTTGACGGAAGTCACGATGCTGATCGATCAAATTCCTAGCTTCCCGGAGCTCGCCGAGAAACCGGACGTGCGGCTGCAAACCAACTTTGTCACGGCGATTCGCGTCGCGGTGCTAGGGCCTGAAAACTCAGGTGCCGGTGAGGGACGCAACGAAGCCGCGGTTTCCGAAGCCGCATTGCAATTGCGTCAAGTCGCCGAAACCGTGCGCAGCGATCTGTTGTCGCTGCCTTCGGTTTCGGTCGTCGATCTCGTCGGTGCACCAGAGTTTCAAATCGACATCGAAATCGCCGAGTCAACGCTGCGCGAGTACAACCTGTCGTTACGTGAAGTTGCCGAGATCGTTCGTGCCAACAATATCGAACTTCCCGGCGGAACGTTAAAAGGCCGATCGCAAGAAATCTTGCTTCGTGGTAGCGACAAGAGCGAACTGGGCGAAGACATCGCTGGGATCCCGCTGGTCAGTGAGCCGGGCGGCGCGGTGTTGACGGTCGGCGATTTGGGGTTAGTGCGAGATGAATTCGCAGTCGATTCGTCAATCAACGAAGTCAACGGACGTCCCGCCGTTGTGATCTCCGTTGAAACGACTAGCGCTGATGACCTGATCCGTGTGTCTGACGAAGTGCGAGAGTTTGTTGATCGCGAAAAGTCGGAATTGCCGGCTGGATACACGATGCTGCACATGCGAGACCGGTCGACAAGCGTGAAAAGTCGCCTGGATCTGCTGACCAAAAACGGCTGGATGGGATTGGTACTGGTTTTCATCGTCTTGGCGCTGTTTTTGGAAATGCGTTTGGCGTGGTGGGTGGCTTTGGGGATTCCCGTGTCGCTGTTGGGCGCTTGCATTTACATGTTTTACGGCGGCCAGACGTTGAATATGACGTCGATGTTTGCGTTCCTAATTGCGCTTGGGATCGTGGTCGACGATGCGATCGTGGTTGGCGAGAACATTTACGCCCACCGTGAAATGGGTAAAAGCTATCGTGATGCGGCGATCGACGGCGCGACCGAAGTGATGCCGTCGGTGATCACGGCGATCTTGACGACCGTGATTGCTTTTGTGCCGATCATGTACTTGGAAGGCAACATCAAACGATTGACGGTGGTGTTGCCGCTTTGCGTCGGTGCGATGCTGTTGATATCGATGGTCGAGAGTCTGACAATTTTGCCGGCTCACCTTTCGCACCGACGCAGTGCGTTCCTGGATACAGTGGAATGGTTGTTGTTCCCGCTGAAACCGTTGGGGTGGGTGATCAGCCACTTGAGTGCTGCGATGACGCGGTTTTTGCAATGGTTTGTTGATCGCGTTTATTTGCCAATCTTGGCGGTGTCGCTTCGCAATCCTGCGATCGTCATGTCGGCTGCGGCGGGGATGTTGATCCTGTCGGTGGGAGTGGTGCGATCGGGTTTGGTTCCATTTTTGCTGCTGCCGAAGATTGACTTTGGGTTCGTGACCTGCCAAGTCACGTTTCCGGATGGTACGCCTGTTTCCGTCACCGACGCGGCGACGAAGCGTCTGGCAGATGCAATCTTGGCAGTCAATCAAAGATCGATCGACGAAAAGTTGACGACCGACAAAGGGGGCTTCGTCCTTGTCGTGCAGCGAACGGTTGGATCATCGGGCGATGCTGTCGGCGCGGCACCGGCAAGCCATGTGGGCGGCATTTTCGTTCAATTGAATGAGATCAGCGAGCGAACCGTTTCAAGTGCAGAAATTGTGTCGATGTGGCGAGAGGCGGCGGGCAAGTTTCCGGGTGCCGAAGCAGTTGCGTTCGGCGCATCACCGCGAGGACCAGCGTCGTTGCCCATTGAATTGCGTTTGATGGCTGGCGCCGAACACTTGGAACAGCTTGACGCGGCGATCCGTCGCTGCAAAGAAAAACTGTCCGAGTATCCCTATGTCTCAGACATTGCGACCGATACGCGGCAAGGCAAATGGGAGTATCGGATGAAGGTCCGCGACGATGCCAAGGCGATGGGGATTTCGCTAGCGGATGTCGCTGGAACGGTGCGGGCGTCGTACTACGGTGAGGAAGTCATGCGACTGCAGCGTGGTCGGTACGAAGTGCCGCTGCGAGTTCGATATCCACGCGAAGATCGCAACACGTTGGTCAGCTTTGACGGCATTCGAATTCGCAACGGCGACGGCACCGAACGACCGCTCGTTGAAGTGGCTGATGTCGAAGTCGCTCGAGGGTTTGCTGAAATTCGACGGGTCGACCAAATGAGGGCGGTAGGCGTCGTCGCCGACGTGGACGAGAACCAGGGGAACGCGTTCAACGTGGTCGCCGATATGCGAGCCAACTTTGTGCCCCAGTTTGAGAAGGAGTTTCCCAACGTTCAACTGGAATGGGCCGGCCAACAAGAACAGACCGCCGAAACGGTCAACAGTTTGACGATTGGTTTCTTCGTTGTTTTGGGCGCGATGTTCTTGTTGCTGACCGTTCAGTTCAATTCGTGCTGGCAAGCCATCTTGGTATTGTCGATCATCCCGTTCGGGTTCATCGGCGCGATCATCGGACACATCGTGATGAACATCGAATTGACGCTGTTCAGTATCTTTGGAATCGTCGCTCTGGCGGGTGTGGTGGTGAACGATTCGATCGTATTGGTTGATTTTATCAATCGACGAGTTGCCGAAGGATTGCCGATTCACGAAGCGATCATGGACGGCGGCAGACGGCGTTTTCGCGCGGTGCTGCTGACGTCGGTGACGACCGTCGCAGGGATGTTGCCAATCTTGCTGGAACGGTCCAAAGAAGCTCAGGTGGTCTCGCCAATGGCGACCAGCTTGGCATTCGGGCTTACCGTCAGCACGATCGTCGTGCTGGTGTTAGCGCCCGTCATGTACTTGTTGACAGCAAAGCTGTCCCGGTCGGAAGACGGCATCTAG
- a CDS encoding DUF1571 domain-containing protein produces MKIERRKFITLSGSFFAASSATSVLAEAPQFVEPVHRVANAASIEPTPAPTHAHPLDRALEIAHSGLKSCRESVNDYTALLVKRERVDGTLGPHEYMQVKVRNRKLSGGQIVQPLSVYVNFVKPTSVKGREVIYVENSNDGNIVAHEGGFKGKFLPTVNIPPTGMLAMRGQRYPMTEIGVENLIEKLIERGTRARQEADVQCEFRKNARVKDRTCTVLQVTSPTKVEGLDFHQAQVFIDDALNLPIRYIAYDWPTRQGAALEVIEEYNYLDLKVNVGLTDADFDPYNKQYNFYS; encoded by the coding sequence ATGAAAATTGAACGCCGCAAATTCATCACCCTTTCGGGTTCATTTTTCGCCGCATCCTCTGCGACATCCGTGCTGGCTGAAGCTCCCCAGTTCGTCGAGCCCGTGCATCGTGTCGCCAACGCCGCGAGCATCGAACCGACACCAGCACCGACTCATGCCCATCCGCTCGATCGCGCACTCGAAATTGCACACAGCGGGCTAAAGTCATGTCGCGAAAGCGTCAACGACTATACGGCGTTGTTAGTCAAACGCGAACGAGTCGACGGAACCTTGGGGCCACATGAATACATGCAGGTCAAGGTTCGCAACCGCAAACTTTCGGGCGGTCAGATCGTCCAACCGCTCAGCGTGTACGTCAACTTCGTTAAGCCGACATCAGTCAAAGGCCGCGAAGTGATTTACGTCGAAAACTCCAACGACGGCAACATCGTCGCTCACGAAGGTGGCTTCAAAGGCAAGTTCCTGCCCACGGTCAACATTCCGCCAACCGGCATGTTGGCGATGAGGGGCCAACGGTATCCGATGACCGAAATTGGCGTTGAAAACCTGATCGAAAAACTGATCGAACGCGGCACACGTGCTCGCCAAGAAGCCGACGTTCAATGCGAGTTTCGCAAGAACGCTCGCGTGAAGGACCGCACCTGCACCGTGTTGCAAGTGACTAGCCCAACCAAAGTCGAAGGATTGGATTTTCATCAAGCACAAGTCTTCATTGATGACGCATTGAACTTGCCGATTCGGTACATCGCCTATGACTGGCCAACTCGCCAAGGCGCGGCACTGGAAGTGATTGAAGAGTACAACTACTTGGACTTGAAGGTGAACGTTGGTCTGACCGACGCTGACTTCGACCCGTACAACAAGCAGTACAACTTCTATTCGTAG
- a CDS encoding NAD(P)H-hydrate epimerase: MSISPLTRDQVRRVDEVAIRDYGLLGVVLMENAGRGAAEIINRLAPQGPIAILCGKGNNGGDGYVIARHLELSGRQVEIFSVVDPRELSGDAATNAAIAFKAEIRTTKINDASQINQQSWSAVVDCLLGTGATGSLRGIYAGIVDAANSVETMRFAIDVPTGLDCDTGAASIPTFIADHTITFVASKVGFEIGDASTYVGTVHEVGIGVPAKLLREIAKSS; this comes from the coding sequence ATGAGCATCTCGCCGCTGACCCGCGACCAAGTTCGCCGAGTCGATGAAGTCGCTATCCGAGATTATGGCCTATTGGGGGTCGTATTGATGGAGAATGCAGGCCGCGGAGCCGCCGAAATCATCAATCGACTGGCCCCTCAGGGTCCAATTGCGATTCTTTGCGGCAAGGGAAATAACGGTGGCGACGGATACGTCATCGCCCGGCACTTGGAACTGTCGGGACGTCAAGTCGAGATTTTCTCGGTTGTTGATCCCCGCGAACTCTCTGGGGACGCTGCGACCAATGCCGCCATCGCGTTCAAAGCCGAAATCAGAACCACAAAGATCAACGACGCGAGCCAGATCAACCAGCAATCGTGGTCGGCGGTCGTCGATTGCTTGCTCGGCACTGGCGCGACAGGATCGCTGCGCGGAATCTACGCAGGTATCGTGGACGCGGCCAACTCAGTCGAGACGATGCGTTTCGCGATCGATGTTCCCACCGGGCTCGATTGCGATACCGGCGCAGCATCCATCCCGACGTTTATCGCCGACCATACGATCACGTTTGTCGCGTCCAAAGTCGGATTCGAAATCGGCGATGCGTCGACTTACGTGGGAACGGTCCATGAAGTCGGCATCGGAGTACCCGCGAAGCTGCTGCGAGAAATTGCAAAGTCGTCGTGA
- a CDS encoding FmdB family zinc ribbon protein — protein MGDHSPSYRSTRGMLQNVDPFQVPFMPLYEYECKSCDQVIEILVSTPSADVIPNDAQCPGCGSGQFQRVFSVTASPTVKSGAASESLPIAGGGGSCGAPRCCGGSC, from the coding sequence ATGGGGGACCACTCCCCATCATATCGCAGCACCCGTGGAATGCTGCAAAACGTCGATCCGTTTCAGGTGCCGTTCATGCCGCTTTACGAATACGAATGCAAGTCTTGCGACCAAGTGATCGAGATCTTGGTCAGTACGCCTTCGGCCGACGTCATTCCCAACGACGCCCAGTGCCCCGGGTGCGGTAGCGGCCAGTTCCAGCGGGTTTTTAGCGTGACAGCATCGCCGACGGTCAAATCGGGGGCTGCCAGCGAGTCGTTGCCAATCGCGGGTGGCGGTGGTTCGTGTGGCGCTCCGCGTTGTTGCGGCGGCAGTTGCTAA
- a CDS encoding sigma-70 family RNA polymerase sigma factor, whose protein sequence is MRYQQSDPDVRLMLRVRDDDASAFAELVARYEGRLVRLMRTMGPRADLAEDLAQETFMRVFRARKTYQPGAKFSTWLFTIAGNVARNSARSIGRRHEVNEVDAPRSQDADSGAQLLASTALDVSGMMPGRIAEGSERATIVRAAVEALSERQRMAMMLSRFENMSYVEIAETMDLTTKAVKSLLSRARVNLKESLQAYIETGVLSMPSDRSDDDDSDAEDS, encoded by the coding sequence TTGCGTTATCAACAGTCCGACCCGGACGTTCGTTTGATGCTGCGCGTTCGAGATGATGACGCCAGTGCGTTTGCGGAATTGGTGGCGCGGTACGAGGGCCGCTTGGTACGTCTGATGCGAACGATGGGGCCGCGAGCCGACTTGGCGGAAGATTTGGCGCAAGAAACGTTCATGCGAGTCTTTCGTGCAAGGAAGACGTATCAGCCCGGCGCGAAGTTTTCGACTTGGTTGTTCACGATTGCGGGCAACGTGGCTCGAAATTCGGCTCGGTCGATCGGTCGTCGTCACGAAGTCAATGAAGTCGATGCACCACGATCCCAGGACGCCGACAGTGGTGCCCAACTGTTGGCGTCAACCGCGTTGGATGTCAGCGGAATGATGCCAGGGCGAATTGCCGAAGGTTCTGAAAGGGCAACGATTGTTCGCGCCGCAGTTGAGGCATTAAGTGAGAGGCAACGGATGGCAATGATGTTGTCACGATTCGAAAACATGAGCTACGTGGAAATCGCTGAAACGATGGATCTGACAACCAAGGCAGTCAAGTCATTGCTGAGTCGGGCACGCGTCAATTTGAAAGAGTCGTTGCAGGCGTACATCGAAACAGGCGTGTTGAGCATGCCATCGGATAGGTCGGATGACGACGATTCAGATGCGGAGGATTCGTAG
- a CDS encoding anti-sigma factor family protein, translated as MSTMPISDETPLDPDDELLVAYLDGELERSERTEVENRLLDDETLRVRLQQLQSGWDLLEELPDPAPNTKLVETTLELAVADLVSASPPKSSMQDRFRYPVGIFLACALGSLIAVVGTRTVQRRSFEKQLRELAIAESMDAYFYAGDLNLMRSLAADSQWTQMVKASQQLGGVAEGEGNSSDAMLIADVPIDQREDLIRKMPMEQRTQYYSRWERYNRLDEKSRAKIQEVADVVAKQTDHGKLIKTMRAYANWRESLPAESVDLIEGSEGEAQKEALAEAIGETMAAISERSSRKLSDDAIESIYFVLRQILAQRLQELPEDQRESLLKMQGRSPGRSDSEWRMLFWMFGAQDPRRRMPPSAETIQRPDSLRPDEIVLIRLILAPEDLVILHESSGGGDGRFEPMVLRTWAEEAIRRKSPWQRRENMSTLDRFMDVPADRRQEFELLPPAKILEELDRQGGRFSD; from the coding sequence GTGAGCACAATGCCAATCAGCGACGAAACACCGCTGGATCCCGATGATGAGTTGTTGGTGGCGTATCTCGACGGGGAACTCGAGCGTAGCGAACGAACCGAAGTCGAGAATCGCTTGCTGGACGATGAGACTTTGCGAGTCCGATTGCAACAGTTGCAATCTGGTTGGGATCTGTTGGAAGAACTGCCTGACCCCGCGCCAAATACAAAATTGGTTGAGACTACTCTTGAATTAGCGGTCGCCGATTTGGTGTCCGCATCGCCGCCCAAGTCGTCAATGCAGGATCGCTTTCGATATCCGGTCGGCATCTTTCTGGCTTGTGCATTGGGCAGCCTGATTGCGGTTGTTGGGACACGTACCGTCCAACGACGATCGTTCGAAAAACAGCTTCGCGAGTTGGCGATTGCTGAATCGATGGACGCCTATTTCTATGCGGGCGATCTGAATTTGATGCGTTCGCTAGCCGCGGATTCGCAGTGGACGCAGATGGTCAAAGCATCGCAACAACTTGGTGGCGTTGCGGAGGGCGAAGGCAACTCAAGCGATGCGATGCTGATCGCGGATGTGCCAATTGATCAGCGTGAAGATCTGATTCGCAAGATGCCGATGGAGCAGCGGACGCAGTACTATTCGCGGTGGGAGCGTTACAACCGGTTGGACGAAAAAAGTCGTGCGAAGATCCAGGAAGTCGCCGATGTCGTTGCGAAGCAGACGGACCATGGCAAACTGATCAAGACGATGCGAGCTTATGCGAATTGGCGAGAAAGTTTGCCGGCCGAATCGGTTGATCTGATCGAAGGATCCGAAGGCGAAGCGCAAAAAGAAGCTTTGGCCGAAGCGATTGGAGAAACCATGGCCGCGATTTCAGAACGATCCAGTCGTAAGCTCAGTGATGATGCCATTGAATCGATTTACTTCGTCTTGCGGCAAATTCTTGCCCAGCGTTTGCAAGAGTTGCCGGAGGATCAACGCGAATCATTGTTGAAGATGCAAGGCCGATCGCCCGGCCGATCGGATTCAGAATGGCGAATGCTGTTCTGGATGTTCGGAGCTCAAGATCCGCGCCGGCGGATGCCGCCATCAGCCGAAACAATCCAACGTCCCGACTCACTTCGTCCCGACGAAATTGTTCTGATTCGTTTGATCTTGGCCCCCGAAGACTTAGTGATTTTGCACGAGTCCAGCGGCGGCGGTGACGGGCGTTTCGAACCAATGGTGTTGCGAACCTGGGCCGAAGAAGCGATTCGCCGCAAGTCACCGTGGCAGCGACGCGAAAATATGTCGACGCTGGATCGGTTCATGGACGTGCCAGCCGATCGACGTCAAGAATTCGAATTGCTGCCGCCGGCCAAGATCCTGGAAGAACTGGATCGACAAGGCGGTCGGTTCTCGGACTGA
- a CDS encoding adenine phosphoribosyltransferase, producing the protein MVDLSKYVREIPDYPKPGILFRDITPMLADPQALAAAAKAMAAPFLDMKIDIVAAAEARGFIFATPMAIELGAGFVPIRKPGKLPFDLHSFAYELEYGTDELQIHVDGVKPGQRVLIVDDLLATGGTMEACCRLLEKCEAKIVGCSFLIHLAQLGGEDRLNPYHCHSVLTYDQDDLESELSPSGRV; encoded by the coding sequence ATGGTCGATCTCTCTAAATATGTTCGCGAAATCCCTGACTATCCCAAGCCAGGAATCCTGTTTCGCGACATCACCCCCATGCTGGCTGATCCCCAAGCATTGGCGGCGGCGGCCAAAGCGATGGCGGCTCCGTTCTTGGACATGAAGATCGACATTGTCGCGGCGGCCGAGGCGCGAGGGTTTATCTTCGCCACACCAATGGCGATCGAACTTGGTGCTGGTTTTGTTCCCATTCGCAAACCGGGAAAACTGCCATTCGATTTGCACTCATTCGCCTATGAATTGGAATACGGGACGGATGAACTGCAAATTCACGTCGATGGCGTCAAACCGGGCCAGCGAGTGCTAATCGTCGATGACTTGCTGGCGACGGGCGGGACGATGGAAGCATGTTGCCGGCTGTTGGAAAAATGTGAAGCCAAAATTGTCGGCTGCTCGTTCTTGATCCACCTAGCCCAATTGGGTGGCGAGGACCGTCTGAATCCGTACCATTGCCATTCCGTGCTCACGTACGACCAGGACGACCTGGAATCGGAACTGAGCCCGTCCGGCCGGGTCTAA